Within Candidatus Hydrogenedentota bacterium, the genomic segment CGCGCCTGCTCTCGCATCTGGAGACGGCGCAGGCGTGGATCCGCGCGCTGCGGCGCGCGCGCCTGCCCCTCGCGTACACCCAGGGCTTCCACGCGCACCCCCGCGTCACCTTCTCCACCGCCGCGCCGCTCGGCGAGGAGAGCCGCGGCGGCGACTTCATGGACGTGATCCTCGCGGAGCGGGTGGACCCGGAGACCGCGCGCGGCGCCCTCGCGGCGGCGCTGCCGCCCGACTTCTCCGTGGCGGACGCGTGCGATGTCCCGCTCAAGGCACCGTCGCTCATGGCCGCCGTGGCGGGGTTTGACTATGAGCTGCACACCCGGGCGGACGCGGCGGCGCTGGCCGCGCTGGCCGCGCTGGCCGGAGAACTGATGGCCCGCGACACGCTGCCGCTGAACCGCAAGGTGAAGCGCAGGTCCGCCCCCGGCGGCCGCGCCGAGGCCGAACTGGACATCCGGCCCATGCTCCACGCCTTGGACGTCGCGGCGGGGGAAGATGGCACGGCAGTGGTCCGTTTCTCCACCCGCCTCCACGCGGGCCGCCTCGCCAAGCCCAAAGAAATTCTCCAGCTCCTCGGACTGGACCCCGCCTCCGTGCGCATCGTCAAGACCGCCACCCTCCTCGCCGAGGGGGATGCGCCGGAAGCCGGAGCCGACTGACGGAAAGAAGCTTCCGTGGCGCCGCCGTCCCGGCGGCCTTGTCTTTGGAACAGCTCGGAACAAACGGCCCTTTTGGGCGGGTATTTGCGCAGAAATACGTAGACCTCTATGATTCCCCCCATGATCCAGCGATGGACAGAGAAGGCAACCCGCCTGGCAGCGGCTTTCGTTATCGGTCTTATTGCGCTGCTGATTGTCGGCGCGGTGTACGCCCTGACGGCCTACACGCTCTATGCGCTGTTTGACCCCAACACCAACAACCCGGACGGCAGTCCCGTGTTCGCGGTGCTGCTGACCTTCTCGCTGTTCCTCCTCATTGGGGGGGTGGTCGGCACGGTGTTCTTCACCAATGCCTGGGGAAAGCCCGGACTTGCCGAGAAGGTCATGCTCAGCCCTGGCCTGATTGCCGTGTTTTTCATGCAGTGTGTCAACGGTTGGGAAGCCGTGGTGCTTGGAGAAACCCTCGAAGACTTCGCCGGCTCCGTTCTGGTCTTCCTCCTGCCGTCCCTGCTGGGGGTGTTTCTTGCCCCGTGGTTGGGAAAACGGTGGATGCGCGCTCCGCAGGACAATCTACCTGCCGAGGAGACCGCAGAGCGGGTCGAAGACAGCGCGAACTGACCGTCCGGTCTCCGGTTTGCCTTCCTACTCCGCGCAGAGGGCGAGGATTTCGTCTATCTCCTTGCGGCCGAGGTCGGCGTGTTCGCCGATTTTCTGGCCGCGGGCCTCGATGCGCTGGCCGGCGCGCTCAATCCCCTCGCGGATGCCGTATTCGGCGAGGCGGGTCTTGACGCCGAGGCTGCGGAAGAAGTCCTCGGTCCGGGCGATGGCCGCCTCGATGCGCGCATCCTCCGCGCCCTCCGTGATGTTCCAGACACGCGCGGCGTACTGGAGCAGCTTCTCCGCCTTGCGCGCGCGCTGGTGGCGGAGGGTGGCGGGGAAGACCACGGCGAGGGTCTGGCCGTGGTCGAGGCCGTAGAGGGCGGTCAGCTCGTGGCCGATCATGTGGGTCGCCCAGTCCTGCGCGACGCCGCAGGCGATGATCCCGTTCAGGGCCTGGGTGGCCGCCCACATGATGTTCGCCCGCGTGTCGTAGTCCGCCGGGCCGGGCACGGCCTTAGGGCCCTGCTCGACGAGGATGGACAGGATCGCCTCGGCCTGCCGGTCCTGGAGCGGGCCGCCCATGTCGCCGGTCATGTACTGCTCCAGCACATGGGCGAAGGCGTCCACGATCCCGTTGGCCACCTGCCGCTGGGGGAGCGAGGCCGTGGTCTCGGGGTCCAGCACGGCGAACTTCGGGTAGACGCGGGGGGAGAAGAACGCGAGCTTCTCGTTGGTCGCGTCGCGCGAGACCACGGCGAAGCCGTTGGTCTCCGAGCCCGTGGCGGGCAGGGTGAGCACGCAGCCGACGGGCAGGGCGGATTTCACCTCCGCGCCCTTCGACAAGATGTCCCACGGGTCGTCCCCCGCGAAGGGCACGGCGGCGGCGATGAACTTGGTGCCGTCAAGCACGGAGCCGCCGCCGACGGACAGGAGGAACGTGGCACCCTGTTCCCGCGCGAGGGCGACAGCCTTCATGCAGGTCTCATAGCGGGGGTTTGGCTCGATGCCGCCGAACTCCACGACCCGGCGGCCCGCGAGGGCGGCGGTCACCTGGTCATACACGCCGTTGGCGCGGATGGACCCGCCGCCATAGGTCATGAGGACCACTGCGTCCTCCGGGATCAGGCCCGGCAGCTCCGCGATGGAGCCCTTTCCAAAAACCACCTCGGTCGGGTTGTGGTACCGGAAATTCCGCATGGGGTGTCCTTTCGTTTTCTGGAGTCCGGGGGATTATAGGGCAGTGCGGCACTGCGATGCCGCGCCTGTGTAACACGCCACCGGCCCCGGGGCTTCCCGCTTCCCCCAACAGCGTCCCTGATCACCGGACAAGACATCGCGTGAACCAAAGCCGGGGCGGGCACGAGATCGCCGCAGTCGCTGCGCTCCTTCGCGATGACGCTTCTTTCCGGGTCGTTGCGAGCCCCAGACCGCCGTGGGCGGGAATTCTGTCCATGAAGCCAT encodes:
- a CDS encoding iron-containing alcohol dehydrogenase, giving the protein MRNFRYHNPTEVVFGKGSIAELPGLIPEDAVVLMTYGGGSIRANGVYDQVTAALAGRRVVEFGGIEPNPRYETCMKAVALAREQGATFLLSVGGGSVLDGTKFIAAAVPFAGDDPWDILSKGAEVKSALPVGCVLTLPATGSETNGFAVVSRDATNEKLAFFSPRVYPKFAVLDPETTASLPQRQVANGIVDAFAHVLEQYMTGDMGGPLQDRQAEAILSILVEQGPKAVPGPADYDTRANIMWAATQALNGIIACGVAQDWATHMIGHELTALYGLDHGQTLAVVFPATLRHQRARKAEKLLQYAARVWNITEGAEDARIEAAIARTEDFFRSLGVKTRLAEYGIREGIERAGQRIEARGQKIGEHADLGRKEIDEILALCAE
- a CDS encoding DUF2344 domain-containing protein, with product RLLSHLETAQAWIRALRRARLPLAYTQGFHAHPRVTFSTAAPLGEESRGGDFMDVILAERVDPETARGALAAALPPDFSVADACDVPLKAPSLMAAVAGFDYELHTRADAAALAALAALAGELMARDTLPLNRKVKRRSAPGGRAEAELDIRPMLHALDVAAGEDGTAVVRFSTRLHAGRLAKPKEILQLLGLDPASVRIVKTATLLAEGDAPEAGAD